CGGGCGAAGACCTCGACGATGCCGGCACCCATGGTGCCCAGCCCCACCACGCCAACGGTGCTGAAATCGCGCGCCACGACCGGCCTCCCCAGAGACTCCGCACGGCCACTGAACGGCCGCTAAGGTTATGCGCGCGAGTCTGCCACGTGACGCTGGGTTGTCGAGACGCCGTGGGATATTTCACCCACACCGCCGCAGGGTGCAGGGACGCGGCGGGCCTGGTGCTCAGACCGCCGTCAGGCGGTGGGCACGGTGGTCAGGGCCAGCAGCTCCGCGACGAACTCCGCCGGGCGCTCCAGGTGCGGGCTGTGACCACAGCCGGGAAGCACCACCTCGTGGTACGCGCCGCCGGCCGCCGCGTACCGCTCCAGCACCGCCCGGGTCTGGCCGACCATCGGCTGCGGTGGGCAGGCGTCCTCGCCCGGCCAGCCGGGCACGAGACCCAGCGAGCCCAGGTACGCCAGGTCGAACAGCGAGGTGTCCGAGACGATGACGTCGGCGTCGCCGCGTACCCAGGTGACCGGAGGCTTCTCGGCGACGGCCACCAGCTCGTCGGCGAGCCGGAAGAAGGTCGGCGCGAGCGCGTTGAGCACGCCGCGCTCCCCCGGTGCGGTGCCCGGCCAGTTCTCCGAGGGCACCGCCGTGCCCGGGTAGTTGTCGTCCCCGGTGGCGGTGGAGAGCACGGTGTCCAGCAGCAGATCCTCGTCCTCGACCAGAGAGGCGGGATCGGCCACGTAGGTGGCTCGCAGCACGGCACGCGGGCTGGCCGGGGCGTCCGCGCTGCGGTCACCGGCCGCGAGCCGGGCGACGAAGTCCGGGTTGGCCGTGCCGGCGCCGGTGCCGGCGAAGTCGGGGGTGGTCGGCGTGCCGGTCAGGTCACGGGTGCCGCCGAAGCCGTACGGGGAGACCGGTGCCGCGAGCAGCAACGCTCCCACCCGGTGGGGATGGTCGACCAGCAGTCGCATCGCCACCCCG
This portion of the Micromonospora zamorensis genome encodes:
- a CDS encoding alpha/beta hydrolase translates to MPRMETEQRTVTANGITQAVRVAGPPDGTPVLLIHGNCSSALFWEPLVRRLPPTLRVVAPDLRGYGDSETAPVDATRGLRDFADDVAALLDDPTLFGADARPVVVGHSLGGGVAMRLLVDHPHRVGALLLAAPVSPYGFGGTRDLTGTPTTPDFAGTGAGTANPDFVARLAAGDRSADAPASPRAVLRATYVADPASLVEDEDLLLDTVLSTATGDDNYPGTAVPSENWPGTAPGERGVLNALAPTFFRLADELVAVAEKPPVTWVRGDADVIVSDTSLFDLAYLGSLGLVPGWPGEDACPPQPMVGQTRAVLERYAAAGGAYHEVVLPGCGHSPHLERPAEFVAELLALTTVPTA